The Styela clava chromosome 10, kaStyClav1.hap1.2, whole genome shotgun sequence genome window below encodes:
- the LOC120337213 gene encoding uncharacterized protein LOC120337213 has translation MWTMLNIECVHNKRHCLGALFVFLFFQGILSCSSAKPWLSCGINGSDEHGQFLQHHENFTIICKLQDLNTSELWTVSYLKTTIVNSTFRKIYNWGGESSNSTIYQLPISFKDLFHEYDDKILPITYSYSNLKWNVITVFHSPVLENHLWNHFTVSYLETDSMFRFSWGTPLKSNSITITGPQIVFATLPCQPGSGLVIISSSSNIFVAVSWNNFKDENNILWYDATCHMQGIGGYCAKFMKIYDAVFAFNRLYLVSSGGIFSSSLLDSECVIQPNGKCMTAFEKSNLPELSDIDVLWEKTKLIYSPVCAHLDPLSIPGDGIVLSIMLKSEQTSMLMKLVKPFKTWELVEKSFLLNSMKLGAIHFNIHTQMIVTGQYRVTDNVSSSYSVTYPISDIEKNKIRPLIFSLGNFIPYQIISLSNHFIYMVGKFALLYSVDGGITYLKLKDLKRDELLVQAVKHEWLKSIAFLFNSGRILVTQVGFTDVHELQSNMHGITKLIFNNNGVLFALKIFTENIGNLPVLSIQEIQIRNKKQCTSSLILSGKNLLKSVVFLDVGAKFHIEMNAVHEPNLYSNSTRFPTLETVITNPQILHSKIEIRNLTLFNQQVSVTVQNVMHSEGISAVTIFLRDTDSACRLMSHTIHIISTCPLQKQVVFDYSSFVPYESLLSIDDYVNLSKPFEDTRVLDKNYRPPSAIGISIPLSKNIYNFDPSYVENTRLLNYGFAGKHMISEYCKGEWSNNGCLCNSAMKFSSLQEYANCRERVYKVKYDTEYHLHIKLENDIDEVKEVFSPSEYLVYLEEINGRTSDVFYVTDGGNRLCMGPESNPICYQQSNHSDKSFYDTVSEFASHGTNNQLFNSTTLTIKFLGTGLFHFRIVLANGFSYCKLKDEFQVYVTNPPLPFPVGTIIRLTVSVMMGGALVAIYVHSIRHCQAARSETASKEDSENKVISGFRRTNASIVTEDDVINLRNKFRASFQTK, from the coding sequence ATGTGGACTATGCTCAATATTGAATGTGTCCATAACAAGCGTCATTGCTTAGGAGCTCTCTTTGTATTCCTGTTTTTCCAAGGTATTTTATCATGCTCCTCAGCTAAGCCATGGCTTTCATGTGGAATCAATGGCAGTGATGAACATGGTCAATTCCTTCAACATCACGAAAACTTTACAATAATATGTAAATTACAGGATCTCAATACTTCAGAATTGTGGACTGTTAGTTATTTGAAAACTACCATAGTCAATTCTACATTTCGAAAGATATATAATTGGGGAGGAGAATCATCCAATTCAACCATATACCAATTACCTATTTCGTTCAAAGATTTATTTCATGAatatgatgataaaatattgccAATTACTTACTCTTATTCGAACTTGAAATGGAATGTTATTACAGTATTTCATAGTCCGGTTTTGGAGAATCATCTTTGGAATCACTTCACAGTATCATATCTTGAAACAGACAGCATGTTTCGTTTTTCCTGGGGAACACCATTAAAGAGTAATAGCATAACAATAACTGGACCGCAAATAGTGTTTGCTACATTGCCGTGCCAACCTGGTTCTGGTCTTGTGATTATTTCATCATcatcaaatatatttgttgCTGTGTCATGGAATAATTTCAAAGATGAAAACAACATTCTGTGGTATGACGCAACTTGTCACATGCAAGGAATTGGAGGGTATTGTGCAAAATTTATGAAGATCTACGATGCTGTATTTGCATTCAACAGATTGTACCTTGTCTCCTCTGGGGGTATTTTCTCTAGTTCATTATTAGATTCAGAGTGTGTTATTCAACCTAATGGCAAATGCATGACAGcttttgaaaaatcaaatttacctGAGTTGTCTGATATTGATGTCTTATGGGAAAAAACCAAATTGATATATTCACCGGTCTGTGCACATCTGGACCCTTTATCAATACCTGGTGATGGAATTGTCTTGAGCATCATGCTTAAGAGTGAACAGACAAGTATGCTCATGAAGCTGGTGAAGCCATTCAAGACTTGGGAACTTGTTGAAAAAAGCTTCTTGCTTAATAGTATGAAGCTTGGAGCTatacattttaatattcatactCAGATGATTGTCACTGGTCAATACCGTGTGACAGACAATGTGTCATCATCATATTCTGTCACCTACCCAATTTCTGATAttgagaaaaacaaaataagacCTTTAATATTTTCACTCGGGAATTTTATTCCTTATCAAATAATATCCTTGTCAAATCATTTCATCTATATGGTAGGAAAATTCGCACTTTTGTATTCTGTTGATGGAGGTATaacttatttgaaattgaaagatCTGAAAAGGGATGAACTTCTGGTACAAGCTGTTAAGCATGAATGGTTGAAATCTATTGCTTTTCTATTTAACTCTGGTAGAATTTTGGTAACTCAAGTTGGATTTACAGATGTCCATGAATTGCAATCAAATATGCACGGAATTACCAAACTAATTTTCAATAACAATGGTGTactttttgctttaaaaatatttacagaaaATATTGGTAATCTTCCGGTTTTGAGCATTCAAGAGATACAAATCAGGAATAAGAAGCAATGCACATCTTCTTTAATTTTGAGCGGGAAAAATCTACTGAAGTCTGTTGTTTTTCTCGATGTAGGAGCAAAATTTCATATTGAAATGAATGCGGTTCATGAACCTAATTTATATTCCAATTCTACAAGATTTCCCACTTTAGAAACAGTGATAACAAATCCCCAGATTCTCCatagcaaaattgaaatacgAAACCTGACATTATTCAACCAACAAGTATCAGTAACAGTTCAAAATGTTATGCACAGTGAAGGTATAAGTGCAGTGACAATATTTTTGCGTGATACAGATTCTGCTTGCCGTCTCATGTCACATACCATTCATATCATAAGCACATGTCCTTTGCAGAAGCAAGTTGTTTTTGATTACTCATCGTTTGTACCCTATGAAAGTTTATTATCCATTGATGATTATGTTAACTTATCAAAACCATTTGAAGATACCAGAGTTCTTGATAAAAATTATCGACCACCATCAGCAATTGGCATTTCGATTcctctttcaaaaaatatatataattttgatcCTTCTTATGTAGAAAATACACGTTTATTGAACTATGGATTTGCCGGTAAACATATGATATCAGAATATTGCAAAGGTGAATGGTCCAACAATGGATGTCTATGCAACTCTGCTATGAAATTTTCATCATTGCAAGAATATGCAAATTGCAGAGAGAGAGTTTATAAAGTGAAATATGATACAGAATATCATCTCCatataaaacttgaaaatgataTAGATGAAGTGAAGGAAGTTTTCTCTCCATCTGAATACCTAGTTTACTTGGAAGAAATTAATGGCCGCACAAGTGATGTTTTCTATGTTACAGATGGCGGAAACCGATTATGCATGGGACCCGAATCGAATCCTATTTGCTATCAACAATCTAATCACTCAGACAAGAGTTTTTATGATACAGTTTCTGAATTTGCATCACATGGTACTAACAATCAACTTTTCAACTCAACTACTTTAACTATAAAGTTTCTGGGAACAGGGTTGTTTCATTTTAGAATTGTTTTAGCCAATGGTTTCTCATATTGCAAATTAAAAGATGAATTCCAGGTATATGTTACAAATCCTCCTTTGCCTTTTCCAGTTGGCACTATCATCAGGCTTACGGTATCAGTGATGATGGGTGGAGCACTTGTTGCTATATATGTACATTCTATACGACATTGCCAAGCCGCAAGATCAGAAACTGCTTCCAAAGAAGATTCAGAAAATAAAGTAATATCTGGCTTCAGAAGAACTAATGCTTCTATTGTGACAGAAGATGATGTGATCAACTTACGTAACAAATTCCGAGCAAGTTTTCAAACTAAATGA